The proteins below come from a single bacterium genomic window:
- a CDS encoding response regulator, whose amino-acid sequence MPVKKSRETILIVDDDLAFARKVSDSLSLLGLEVMVTNDPLAALEILDSFSFELVIAGCGMAKLSGLEVLSRVRERHPALPVYLICANPDQRVREDCLARGAAGFYLKPLDFEQMLLSVYRQEYARLD is encoded by the coding sequence ATGCCCGTGAAAAAAAGCCGGGAAACGATCCTGATCGTGGATGACGATCTGGCTTTCGCGCGCAAGGTCAGCGATTCGCTCTCCCTGCTGGGCCTGGAGGTCATGGTGACCAACGACCCGCTGGCCGCGCTCGAGATCCTGGACTCTTTCTCTTTCGAGCTGGTCATCGCCGGTTGCGGCATGGCCAAGCTGTCCGGCCTGGAGGTGCTGAGCCGGGTCCGGGAGCGCCATCCCGCGCTTCCGGTCTACCTTATCTGCGCCAACCCGGACCAGCGTGTCCGGGAGGATTGCCTGGCGCGCGGGGCGGCGGGTTTCTATCTCAAGCCCCTGGATTTCGAACAGATGCTCCTGTCGGTCTACCGTCAGGAGTACGCCCGTCTGGACTGA
- a CDS encoding sigma-54 dependent transcriptional regulator, with protein MKELLTLARRYGQDRTMPVLIEGETGTGKEIIARIIHHEGNVSDAPFVAINCPAISAGLFESELFGYESGAFTGARKAGQLGKFEFSGVGTVFLDEIGDLPMEMQPKLLRVLQERTFYRVGGLRRVELRAKVICATNQNLASLVGQGQFREDLFYRLNIGKITIPPLRERPEEILPLARMFLARSATARKREFRDLSERTEKLLLGYAWPGNVRELKNVIERAVLLYDGPRLEPEHLAFDRSGQRAGAAVAEAAGDGDLVIPLSGSHLDIDQVEAQVLREVLAKFKGNKSQASAFLGITPSSLRRKLRRLSVPDSF; from the coding sequence ATGAAAGAGTTGCTCACCCTGGCGCGGCGCTACGGCCAGGACCGCACGATGCCGGTGCTGATCGAGGGTGAGACCGGCACGGGCAAGGAGATCATCGCCCGGATCATCCACCACGAGGGCAACGTTTCGGACGCGCCGTTCGTGGCGATCAACTGCCCGGCCATCTCAGCCGGACTGTTCGAGAGCGAGCTGTTCGGCTACGAGAGCGGCGCGTTCACCGGGGCACGCAAGGCCGGCCAGCTCGGCAAGTTCGAGTTCTCCGGAGTCGGCACGGTCTTCCTGGACGAGATCGGCGACCTGCCCATGGAGATGCAACCCAAGCTGCTGCGGGTGCTTCAGGAACGGACTTTCTACCGGGTGGGCGGCCTGCGCCGGGTCGAACTCAGGGCCAAGGTGATCTGCGCCACCAACCAGAACCTGGCGTCCCTGGTCGGGCAGGGGCAGTTCCGGGAGGACCTGTTCTACCGGCTGAATATCGGCAAGATCACCATTCCGCCCCTCCGGGAGCGGCCGGAGGAAATACTGCCCCTGGCCCGGATGTTCCTGGCCCGGTCCGCCACCGCCCGCAAGCGCGAGTTCCGCGACCTGAGCGAACGGACCGAAAAGCTGCTGCTCGGCTACGCCTGGCCGGGCAACGTGCGCGAGCTCAAAAATGTCATCGAGCGGGCGGTGCTTCTGTACGATGGGCCCCGCCTGGAACCGGAGCACCTGGCTTTCGACCGCTCGGGCCAGAGGGCCGGCGCCGCGGTGGCCGAGGCCGCCGGCGATGGAGATTTGGTGATCCCGCTCTCCGGCTCGCATCTGGACATCGACCAGGTGGAGGCGCAGGTGCTCAGGGAAGTGCTGGCCAAGTTCAAGGGCAACAAATCACAGGCCTCGGCCTTTCTCGGGATCACCCCCAGTTCGCTCCGCCGCAAGCTGAGAAGACTGTCCGTCCCTGACTCTTTTTAA